The Dermacentor silvarum isolate Dsil-2018 chromosome 3, BIME_Dsil_1.4, whole genome shotgun sequence region AAGTTCATAGCCGATTCCACAAATGCAAAAATCTGACACTGCTAAATTTTGCCGCATAATAATTTTTGGCCGGTTTCACTGAGAAAATTGGTGCTTAAGTGCCTAATAATGTAACTCTCACACCCTTAGAAAATGCGAATGAGTGACCTGACTGGTAATGCCTAACCATCGGACCACTGTGAAGCCTGTTTCCTTATCAAGACGCGAAATCGCTTTCAATCGACATAAGCCGCTCGCGATTGTGCAGTAAACAAATTGCTAAACAAAATTTAAATAAATGATACAGGAAAGCTGGAGCAAGGATTAGACTTATAAAGGAGGCGCACTCACCCAGCGCCTCATAGGGACCTTACCAAAGCGCAGGCCACCATCCTTCGCCAGTTTCAGACAGACTCTTTTATCTGTCCACAGAGATTGGCGATTATCACAAATGGGGCATTTAACCCCATATGTCAAAATTGTAACATAAACAAATTGGCAATACAAGGCCACATCCTCTGGGGATTTAGGGGTTTCTCCCCCAAAACGCTCTGACCAGCCCCCTCCAAACATACCTGGGAGGCCTTACTTAGGGCTACCGCCGATCTCGGGGAACAActgaaaatcgtcacttgggccgagggagtcaCCCCCAACCTGAGACTCCGCCATGAatttcaataaagatgttgtaaccaccGCCACCACCTTTTCACGATCAATTCGTACGTTTGTACTTATTTGTCGCATATTTGTGGGACATGTAGTCGCATATTGGAATGCACGCACACAGTAATGTTTGGCGCAGCCTAAGGCTGCGTTTGAAATACTGCCACATAATTTTGAAGAATTATTGGAATTAGGTGTGTTTCTATCTCATTGTATACGTTTAACGAGCACGGAATGTTTTTCTTGctccttttccttttttgaaaGCACATGTCGACAGAAGATGGTAAGACAGTAAGAAAACGTTCATAATTGGAGTGTTCTTGCAGAGAAAACGTACCAATTCCAACTATGTCTATGCTTTAGGCACATAATTGCCAGGAAGCACGTTGTAGTTTTCTTGACAAAACCCAAGTCCTTGTCTAAATAGCGTTATGTTTGTTCATTGATTCGCAGAATGGCGCATGCGTTCGCATCCGACTGATTACTGAAATCACTGAGAGTTCATACATTTTTTGATAATTCGTTTCGACCATGACAGTTATCATGAAGTCGTTTATAAATTTCTCAATCCGCAGGTTGACGATATCCCGCTGTTCTTGTCATTCTGGATTGTACGCCTTTATGAAAATCAAAACTTGAGATTGATAATGCCACGCCTGTTATGCTAGCGCCATTCACCTTTCCACACTGTCAGCTTCAGTTCTAAAACAATAATTCACTAGAAAAAATGAGGCCTCAATAACCGACCATGACCCACTTTAACGGCCACTGCTGTATCAAACACAAATTTCTAGATTGTTACCTACGCATGTGTTAAGATAAGAGCCATGCCCGTGCGACTTAAACAAGtacacacaaagaaacaaacactaCATAACCTTTTAAGTTAACTTGTATGTCCTTATTTAAATCGTGCTGTGGAGTTTATTtcataagatgaaccaactagccctcaccAAGATGTTACTGATGTTGCTAGAGTTAAGAAAACTTCTTTTAAGTTCGCTTAGTCAGCTGTGTATATAAGACCTAATGAGGCTAGTAAATCACACTAAGCCATTCCTTCGAGAAAACACAGGCGCGCTGTTTACCCCTGGTTGCTCAGCAGGGTGATTTACGGCAATGAGATCACGCTTAGCTTTCGCTCATTGAAGTGATCTGAATTCTTATGATACCAATGCCACTCAAATGGAAATACGtttaagctttctttctttttttttattctagctCTGTCTATGTCACTTTTCCTCGGGTCCATTCGGTTGGAATTTCTCTGGCcttgataaaaaaaaagcgaCGTGATTTTAATCGAGTGAAGTTCGGCAGGTGTTTCCCGGTTCTTCTTTATATTTTAGCCTCTCTGCTTAGCTCAAGAAAATGCTGCGCTGCTTCGCTTCTTGGCTTTCAACAGCGAGGAGGAAAGAACACGTCTCCGCTGCCAAATATATTCTCTTGTGGTAACGCTTTGCCGTCGATCCCTTTTCCAGGACGTCGTCAGCACCGTCCGATGAAGCGTAAGCAATCCTGTCTCACGTATTCGGGTGCCTCATTTGTGTTTTTATACTTATAGTAGCTCGCTATTTGCATCGGAGGAGAATTTTCAacttgcccccccctcccccccacgcgCCTCCTCATCGAAGCCACCCTTTTGGATGAAAACATCTGCTCTATATAAAGAACCGAAAGCGTGTCGAACAGCAGTAGCGGCTTACCTGCACACTACAGACACCACAACCAGCCATGGTCGCAGTAAGTATCAGGATCAACGCTTTAGGTCGTCCCCAGTGAACTCGCTCTTTAGTCCTCAGCTCGCGATGTCAGAACGTCGACAAGGTTTGCGCagcaaacggcatgtagaaagATGTATACATGAGACATATCTATAGCATGTGATATTTCAGGCGCGTTTGGATACATTTCTTTGATTTCCCTCGTTATTTCAATATAATAGGGTACGTTTGCAAGGTGAAAGACTTTGATTTAGGAACAGGCACCTAAGTGCTTGTCCTTCGAGCACTAGCATTTGTACACCCGGTTACATTCTGAATCACAACTAAACGTTTCGCTTGCTGTTTTGATGAGGTTCGTGTAAGGCAGATGTGAAACAGACATGATTCATGTGATTTCATTTTTAGCGCCTAAAGAGCATCAGGATTTAATTAAACAGGAAGTGAGCATTACAACTTTTCATTTGAGCTACTTTTACTGCAACCTGAGCAGTATCGGCAATTCAACTGTTTGATATTTATTTCCGTATAAGTGATTCGCCGTCAAGTTATAACTGATACGCTGCATTTCAAAAATGGTTTCGTTAAGGAGCCATTTGCACGTTTACTGTAGTCGAAGTGCACTATGCGCTGCCCAAATGATCCTGCTCTAACATTTCCTGAGCGTGAACGCATTACACCGAAGCTAATTATAGATGAGAAGAGACCTGAACTATACTGTAAAAAGCAACCTTCTGCTGAGAGTCCCTGAAAGCCAGGTTATACCATAGTTGATACATCATGTAGGCTTCGGCATATAAAAAATACCATTGAGAAAACAATCATAGCCATGGATTTCACAGGACATTATGGAAAAGCCAACTTTTCAAGCAGCCAACGCATGACTCAACACCGTAAAAGAACTGAGTGCTGGTTGCTATGCTGCATGTATATCGTTTGTTGTACGAGTACATCTAGTTTTTACCCTCGGCGGAGGAATTCCGTCCAACAAAGGCGAAGGTAAAAGATTGTGCGTAGGCGGGAGACATCATCATCTACATTAAAGATCTGCTTCTTCCGTCGAGAAGGGTGTTTCGTTACTACGTTTGCTCGTTTCACTTCGGAATTTAAATTCGAGTCTGTGAATCTATTTATCCTCGACCTTGCAGCTTCAAGTTTCCCTGGTCTTGGCTCTGGTTACAAGCGCCATTGCCGGCTATGCGCCGTACAGAGACCTCCGGGTGAGTTACGGATACGGCTCAGCGTACGGCGCGTACCCACTACCCTCTGCTCCAGCCGTCGTTTCTGCTCCTTCCGCCCACGTTGCGTCGACGTACCACGCTGCCCCCGTGGCACTGGCCACCTACCGCACAGCCGCTGCAGTTCCCGCAGTGACCAGTTTTCAAGCTTACCACGCTACTCCCGTAGTGAAAGCTGCCGTGGCTGCTGTGCCTTCCTACGCTGCTACGTACCGCGCTTCGCCGGCCGTCACCCGCTATTACCAGGCAGCACCCGCCACGGTCTTGGCACACGCACCGTCGGTGGCAACCGCGGTCCACGCCGTCCCAGCTTCCTTCTCTACTGTGACCAGAGTAGCCGCAGCACCATCCGTCACCGGTGTCTATCGCTCCGCCCCAGTCGTTGCTGCCGCTCCAGCTCTGGCCTCTGTCTCTAGAGTCACCAAGCTTAACACTTACCATGCTGCCCCAGCCGTCGCCACCGTCGCGGCCACTCCAGCTTTCGCCACCTACCGCTCGGCACCAGTTATCACCCGCCAGTACCACACCGGTCATCTGTACACATCAGCCGTGCCAGCGGTCTCAGGCGTTACCAACCTGGGCACGACTTACGGAGTAGCGCCGGCGGTGTCCAGGATCTACAACAGCGCTCCATTCGTTTCTGCTGCCGCCCCAGCGGTAGCTACCGCTGTTCACGCCGTTCCAGCCGTCGCCGGGGTATCTAAGCTGACAGGAGTCACCTACCAGACCGCTCCTACTCTGGCCGCGTACCACACCTCCCCAGCCGTTACCAGAGTTTACCAGAGTTCCCCTGTCCTGGCCGCCGGCCCGGCTGTTGCCAGTGCTGTCCATGGATTGCCAGCCGTGACCAAGCTGACCGCGTACAGGCCCGCGCCAGTCGTCACCGGTGTCTATGGTTCCGCCGTTCACGCTGCCCCTGCTGTAGCCACCGTACACCATGCGGCCACTGGTGTGACCCGGGTGACCAAATCCGAcccattccacgtgagcgaggaGCACACCGTCCACACGAGACCCGTGGTCTCCACCGTGGCGCACTCTCCAGTCTCCGCTGTGGCACATGTCCCAGCCTACGGGTACGGAGTCGGAGCCCTGGGGTACACGCAGGGTCTTCCCGTCTATGGCCCTAACTACGGATACGGGCTCGACGCCTTTGGTTACACTGCCAAGATTCATAAGAAGTGTGAGTATACGCCAATTTATGCAAGCACCTTTCTTCTTGCATGAAAGCTGGCCGTACTTATTTTTCAGATCGGAGAGTGACGCTTTGAATTTATTATCAATCTTGCTAAGTGCTGCATCTTATCATAAGTTTAACAGCTGTGGCATTAGGAGAGCACAAGAAATGTAGTTTATTATTAAAATAATATGTAGAGACTTTCAACGTGAACTAGTCCCGGTAGTGTGGAATTTAGGATTGCGCAGTGCACATGTGCTTTAACTCTTCCACCTTTATCTTATTCCAGAGGTGATTGAGACCGGAGAAGATGACATAGCCGTCGTCGTTGAACCGTTGTTAAGACATTATACCAAGACGAAGTCCCAACTGCCAGAATGTCTTCCAATTTCCAAGAAATAAAGTGTAGTGATATTTTATGTCCTAATATTCTTGTCTTCAATCGATGAATCGTTCTTTTATACCTTTGAAAGTCATAATTTATTCCTTCTACAGAAGGACTAACAGTTCGGGTAGTTGGTGTAACACGTAAGGGAAAACTAAACACGAGGACATTGCACTAAGACACATGAAGCAGACGCACTTGTCCTCGTCTCTTCTGTGTCTTTCTGCAAATAATTCGCGCTTAGTTTTCCAGTCAAAATAATTGATTCTAGCACGGGCATAAATGTTATGTTGTATTTCCTCTAAATGTTAGAGGAAATACAATTAATCAAGAAAACATCAGGATTACTGCATCACTGACTGCAGCTCAAATTTATCCCCCGGTCACCGGCAGTACAATATTTCAATAATAATAAACCTCAGTCTCAAaggtcattttttttattttatcgtgTGATTCAACCTATGTACCATATTTCTTCTTGTTATTTCCGCATTGCTTGGTATACTCTTCGTTACTGCGATTATGTGCTCAAATTTTACTTACCATGCATtgcactttgttttatttttcatcTGGTTGTGTATGCACTGTTGTTATTTGacgccccccttacacaatgcactatgggcctgtaaggtatttgaaataaataaataatctgcCAGATTTCAAACAAACGGTAGAATAAATGTAAAAGTTTCAGGCACTTCCCAGATTTTGACTACTGTATAACGTCATGACGGGCTGAGGTGGAGAGCAAGCAGTACCTCACACAGCACTTGAAAAATAACAGTGCATACCAGTTGCTTTAGCGAACACCGAACACTTCTTAGCAGCGTAGCGAATATGAAGTGATATCTTCGATAAACAATTACTGGCGCTAGTTGTAATGACCGATGTAAATTATAAAATGCTAAGGTGCGTCACTTTATTTCTAACACTTTATATCAGTGTACTTATAATTAAGAGTCAAGAGTGCTGTTCAAGTTCACCAAAATACTCGTAGGGCTGATGTCAGCCCGTCACATTGCCAGTTACGTTAGTTATCGGTTACGTTAGTTATGAACACTCACATCTGCTGTTTAAAATCACTACAAGAGTTTCTGTCCTGGCTGTACTGTTACCTCGTTTAAATTGATCCCGCAAGTACCTTTGCATAATTTTAAGGCTTATTTCTTTGCGGTAACACGAAAATTGGAAAATTTATTATCACAGTATTTTAGCCTCGGCTTTATTGACAACTTTACAAATAAAAATGCATTTATTCCACATTTACAATAATCTATGCTACTTGCTAATCTATGCTTGCTATGCTATGCTAATGTATGCTACTGTACAATAATATGCTACTTCACTACTCATTTAAGCTAAACTACTCAGACATTATATATAAACCTTAAGTccactcgccagactcgacagATGCACCCACATAGACTAGAAGTTTTCCTTCAATAATACCGCGTTTTTGTTTTCCAACTTCCCACAAGCTGTGCAAGAACGGAATGAACTGAACCCGTGTGTCACCACGCAAAAAATGTTTTCTGGATTTGTTGAGCTTGCCGAGAAGTCGGTCCTCTATTTTACTTATTGATATTATTTGCGTCTCTGTTCCCACCTATCTGGTATTTTCTTAAGCCAGGATTACAAATGTGCATATACGTGTCAAAATTGttcacccactcctgcaataaCCCCCATCGAGTTgacagtatgttgaaataaataaataaataaataaataaataaataaataaataaataaataaataaataaataaataataacctTTTTGTCAAACAACAGCAGATTTATTCACAGAGATACAGCATCCAAATAATTGTGTATTTATCGTGTGTTTCGTTTACTTAAACATGAAATTTCGGTCATATCTAAGACTAAAGCTCAACACCAGGGCGTCAAAGTTGCTGAACACGTCATGTAAGCGCTCAACGCTAAGTAAAGTGACCGAGACATTAGGGGCGAGGAGTCTTTGAACGTTTACCATTCTTTCTCTGCTAGTGAATTCTGCGACCCACAACTGCCGAATTTCGCGAATCGATCAACTCCTAGAAAAAGAGGTAGCAAAACGGTAGTAACGGGTGTAGTCACTCAAATGACCACACATTACTACCACTGGACTAGGTGTTTACTACTTCCGATAATTCAGACTTACGTTAAGTGCTG contains the following coding sequences:
- the LOC119444869 gene encoding uncharacterized protein LOC119444869 — protein: MVALQVSLVLALVTSAIAGYAPYRDLRVSYGYGSAYGAYPLPSAPAVVSAPSAHVASTYHAAPVALATYRTAAAVPAVTSFQAYHATPVVKAAVAAVPSYAATYRASPAVTRYYQAAPATVLAHAPSVATAVHAVPASFSTVTRVAAAPSVTGVYRSAPVVAAAPALASVSRVTKLNTYHAAPAVATVAATPAFATYRSAPVITRQYHTGHLYTSAVPAVSGVTNLGTTYGVAPAVSRIYNSAPFVSAAAPAVATAVHAVPAVAGVSKLTGVTYQTAPTLAAYHTSPAVTRVYQSSPVLAAGPAVASAVHGLPAVTKLTAYRPAPVVTGVYGSAVHAAPAVATVHHAATGVTRVTKSDPFHVSEEHTVHTRPVVSTVAHSPVSAVAHVPAYGYGVGALGYTQGLPVYGPNYGYGLDAFGYTAKIHKK